From Variimorphobacter saccharofermentans, one genomic window encodes:
- a CDS encoding Gfo/Idh/MocA family protein: MHIGILGIGFGKYHGELYKKIDPSIQLTFWGRDVEKLKRIQSELNCDCTTDLNEFYSKPFDFIDICLPSQLHAKYALMALQSNHSIFIETPAVTSMEEGIEIMDTAKKNEKKVLVDMFLRYDPYYRMIFDYCQNQKYGTLKHLTIFRRTPPIWGSLGKETIATSLMIHDLDFVTWLGKDLKVLTYDVITNSDNSGSVIDCENALPGLSIAFELSK, translated from the coding sequence ATGCATATTGGAATATTAGGAATCGGATTTGGCAAATATCATGGAGAGTTATATAAGAAGATAGACCCATCCATTCAATTAACCTTTTGGGGACGAGATGTTGAGAAGCTAAAAAGAATACAATCAGAGCTTAATTGTGATTGTACTACAGATCTTAACGAATTTTATAGTAAACCATTTGATTTTATTGACATCTGTTTACCTTCACAATTACATGCAAAATATGCACTAATGGCTTTACAGAGTAACCATTCCATATTCATAGAAACACCTGCTGTGACCTCAATGGAGGAAGGTATCGAGATTATGGATACTGCAAAGAAAAACGAAAAAAAGGTGCTGGTAGATATGTTTCTTAGATATGATCCTTATTATCGTATGATTTTTGATTATTGTCAAAATCAGAAATATGGTACTCTAAAACACCTTACCATCTTTCGAAGAACACCTCCCATATGGGGGAGTCTCGGAAAAGAGACTATAGCTACATCATTAATGATTCATGACTTGGATTTTGTAACCTGGTTGGGTAAAGATCTTAAGGTTCTTACTTACGATGTGATAACCAATTCTGATAATTCCGGTTCAGTTATTGATTGTGAAAATGCCTTACCCGGTCTTTCTATAGCCTTTGAATTATCCAAATAG
- a CDS encoding ABC transporter permease: MKINYIKVLRELKMYKTRTLLALLGILIGIASIGAVLISYSILTREMDVNYMNTNPASIILKVSNLDPKGIDLIKDMKENIDVEARKTLIARIDRENGTYGTLYLYAVEDFRSLRVDTFTLEKGEFPNDSGQMVLERDSLKNLLNLEKDYDENVLIRLPGGKEAKMYISGIVHAPGLSPASMEKYSYAFLTLDGLQSLGYSGWYDEIHLVSYDNRFDREELRIVAAEMKDRLMKNGYHVVRVDVPVPGKHPHGDQLKSLLFLLQAFTVISLFVACIIIINLLNFIMSTQTKQIAIMKSTGANTWDIALPYYLYVLVISIGAIILSMPIAISGGAGYSDIAAGILNFKITSYRIPIWVYIIQICSGILIPLIASFYPIYRSCKITVKEGLAEHIDDSKKSKGRKSFIQRRINITDTKLSIPLNNVFRKKGRTLLAILALSSGGVLFMTAQNIVASIDRTVDKSENTFNYDLDVRLYGKYQDDIIMKTLGNIKGIDEAEICRANTAVFEKNDETDSAFYTIKALPRDSTMVDFQIIDGGNINTLENAIIINKALWEEEKWLQPGMTVTMRIGKEHTQVTVAGIVNEIPPLPSIYMNLDIYERYFGDNSTQNILISANGINAEEQLQISKEIEKRFQADGIEISENWNIDLLRKAFVEHLKVIVDFLSIIALLAVVVGGLSIASTIGINISERRRELGVFRAIGVSSHQLVSMISLEVILMGIAGWLSGFLLALPVSAWAGNYFGNIFLHTNLNNAISLSGAFLWLAISIIVSYVSGIIPASKAANSSLREMLAYE, translated from the coding sequence ATGAAAATCAATTATATAAAAGTCCTAAGGGAACTGAAAATGTACAAGACTAGGACATTATTGGCACTTTTGGGAATTTTAATAGGTATTGCAAGCATTGGAGCGGTACTTATATCCTACTCCATATTGACCAGAGAAATGGATGTCAATTATATGAATACAAATCCAGCATCTATCATATTAAAGGTCAGTAATCTGGATCCTAAGGGAATCGATTTGATTAAAGATATGAAGGAAAATATTGATGTTGAAGCCAGGAAGACCTTGATTGCACGAATTGATAGGGAAAATGGCACTTATGGTACGTTATATCTGTATGCTGTGGAGGACTTTCGCAGCCTAAGGGTAGATACGTTTACACTAGAAAAAGGCGAATTCCCGAATGACTCTGGTCAGATGGTACTTGAAAGAGACTCTTTAAAGAACCTATTGAACTTAGAAAAAGATTATGATGAAAATGTACTTATAAGGCTTCCGGGAGGAAAAGAAGCAAAAATGTATATAAGTGGGATCGTTCATGCACCAGGCCTGTCACCTGCATCAATGGAAAAGTACTCCTATGCATTTTTGACTCTTGATGGTTTACAATCATTGGGCTATTCTGGCTGGTATGATGAGATTCATCTTGTCTCTTATGATAACAGATTTGACCGTGAAGAGTTGAGAATAGTGGCAGCAGAGATGAAAGATCGACTTATGAAAAATGGCTATCATGTTGTAAGAGTAGATGTACCGGTACCTGGAAAGCATCCACATGGTGATCAGCTGAAATCGCTCTTGTTTTTACTACAAGCTTTCACTGTTATTTCATTATTTGTAGCATGTATTATAATTATCAATCTTTTAAACTTCATTATGTCCACACAGACAAAGCAAATTGCAATAATGAAGTCCACCGGAGCGAATACCTGGGATATCGCTCTTCCGTATTACTTATATGTTTTGGTAATAAGCATAGGAGCTATTATTTTAAGTATGCCGATAGCGATTTCAGGTGGAGCAGGTTATTCGGATATAGCAGCAGGTATCTTGAATTTTAAGATTACAAGCTACAGGATCCCAATTTGGGTATATATAATCCAAATATGCTCAGGAATACTGATACCACTTATTGCTTCATTTTATCCGATATATAGAAGCTGTAAAATAACTGTAAAGGAAGGGTTAGCTGAACATATTGACGACAGTAAGAAATCAAAAGGTAGAAAGTCTTTCATTCAGAGGCGAATAAATATTACAGACACAAAATTATCTATACCACTGAATAATGTTTTTAGAAAAAAAGGTAGGACATTATTGGCAATTTTAGCTCTATCATCAGGCGGAGTGCTGTTTATGACAGCACAGAATATCGTTGCATCCATTGACAGGACAGTGGATAAAAGTGAGAATACGTTCAATTATGACTTAGATGTCAGATTATATGGGAAATATCAGGATGATATTATCATGAAAACATTAGGAAATATCAAAGGCATCGATGAGGCTGAGATATGCAGGGCAAATACGGCTGTATTTGAAAAGAACGATGAAACCGATTCGGCTTTTTATACAATAAAAGCATTACCAAGAGACAGTACAATGGTTGATTTTCAAATCATAGATGGGGGAAATATTAACACTTTAGAGAATGCAATAATTATTAATAAGGCTCTCTGGGAAGAAGAGAAATGGTTACAGCCGGGCATGACCGTTACAATGCGAATTGGGAAAGAACATACACAGGTCACCGTAGCAGGTATTGTTAATGAAATACCTCCATTACCGAGTATATATATGAATCTGGATATATATGAAAGATATTTTGGTGATAACTCCACGCAAAACATTTTGATATCTGCAAATGGCATTAACGCGGAGGAGCAATTACAGATATCGAAAGAAATTGAGAAAAGGTTCCAAGCAGATGGAATAGAAATATCAGAAAATTGGAATATAGATCTTTTACGTAAAGCGTTTGTTGAACATTTGAAGGTAATCGTAGATTTCCTTTCCATCATTGCATTACTGGCTGTAGTAGTAGGAGGACTTAGTATTGCCTCCACCATTGGGATTAATATCTCGGAACGCAGACGGGAATTAGGCGTTTTTAGAGCAATCGGAGTGAGCAGTCATCAGTTAGTCTCCATGATATCATTGGAGGTAATTCTAATGGGTATCGCAGGATGGTTGTCAGGGTTTCTTCTGGCTCTTCCAGTTTCTGCATGGGCAGGTAATTATTTTGGGAACATATTTCTTCATACAAATTTAAACAATGCGATATCATTATCAGGAGCATTCTTATGGCTGGCAATTTCTATCATAGTATCCTATGTATCTGGTATAATTCCGGCCTCTAAAGCTGCGAACTCATCATTAAGAGAAATGCTGGCATATGAGTAA
- a CDS encoding ABC transporter ATP-binding protein, protein MITPILISLEVVIECIIPFITATLVNEIKGGCDLNTIIKYGIILIVMAFLSLAFGGIAGTTSATAACGYAKNLRKDIFYSIQDYSFENIDKFSTSSLITRMTTDVTNVQNAFMMIIRMAIRSPLMLIFAFVMAFVMGGRMAWIFLVVVPILAIGLGLVIYKTFPLFRKVFKKYDALNKSIQENIKGMRVVKSFVREEYEQNKFEVAAQDVCADFTKAERILAINGPLMQFCMYVVMVFVLSFGSYTIISSRGSDFDIGQFSAILTYSFMILSSLMMLSMVFVMITLAGESAKRIVEVLNEKSTLTNIEKPIYSVKDGSISFENVSFKYSVKAERMVLSNINLQIRSGETIGIVGGTGASKSSLIQLIPRLYDATEGIVKVGGMDVRNYDLDTLRNQVAVVLQKNILFSGTIKENLRWGNKEATDEELVEACKLACADEFINQFPMSYDTYVEQGGANLSGGQKQRLCIARALLKKPKILILDDSTSAVDTKTDAKIRKAFREYIPDTTKLIIAQRTASVEDADRIIVMDGGIINGIGTHKQLLEENAIYREIYYSQNKAGDQDEN, encoded by the coding sequence ATGATAACCCCAATACTCATTAGTCTTGAAGTAGTTATTGAATGCATCATTCCATTCATTACCGCGACCCTGGTCAATGAGATTAAAGGTGGCTGTGATTTAAACACAATCATTAAATATGGGATTATTCTGATTGTCATGGCATTTTTGTCACTGGCTTTTGGTGGGATTGCAGGAACCACCAGTGCCACAGCAGCTTGCGGGTATGCTAAGAATTTACGGAAGGATATTTTCTATAGTATTCAGGATTATTCCTTTGAGAATATCGATAAGTTCTCCACATCATCGTTGATTACTCGTATGACTACTGATGTAACCAATGTACAGAATGCATTTATGATGATAATCAGAATGGCTATTCGCTCACCATTAATGTTGATATTTGCATTTGTAATGGCATTTGTAATGGGTGGACGCATGGCATGGATTTTCCTTGTAGTGGTCCCAATTCTCGCAATTGGCCTGGGTCTCGTTATTTATAAGACCTTTCCATTATTCAGGAAGGTATTCAAGAAATATGATGCCTTGAATAAATCAATTCAAGAAAATATCAAGGGAATGCGCGTGGTAAAATCCTTTGTACGAGAAGAATATGAGCAAAATAAATTTGAGGTAGCAGCTCAGGATGTATGTGCTGACTTTACAAAAGCAGAACGTATTTTAGCGATTAATGGGCCACTAATGCAATTTTGCATGTATGTAGTTATGGTATTTGTTCTGTCCTTTGGTTCCTATACAATTATTAGTAGTAGAGGATCGGATTTTGATATCGGGCAGTTTTCTGCTATATTAACCTATAGTTTTATGATTTTAAGCAGTTTGATGATGCTTTCCATGGTATTTGTCATGATTACTTTGGCTGGAGAATCTGCTAAGCGTATCGTTGAAGTATTAAATGAGAAAAGTACTTTAACCAATATAGAAAAACCCATATATTCCGTTAAGGATGGTTCGATTTCCTTTGAAAATGTAAGCTTTAAGTATTCGGTAAAGGCAGAGAGAATGGTTTTATCAAATATAAATCTGCAGATTAGATCCGGTGAAACCATTGGAATTGTGGGAGGAACAGGTGCTTCAAAATCTTCCTTGATTCAGTTGATTCCACGTCTGTATGATGCAACAGAAGGAATTGTTAAAGTAGGGGGCATGGATGTAAGAAATTACGATTTGGATACCCTCAGAAATCAGGTAGCTGTTGTATTACAGAAAAATATTCTATTCTCCGGAACCATAAAGGAAAATCTCCGTTGGGGAAATAAAGAGGCAACGGACGAAGAATTAGTAGAGGCTTGTAAGCTTGCTTGTGCCGATGAATTCATCAATCAATTTCCGATGAGTTATGACACCTATGTAGAGCAAGGAGGAGCCAATTTGTCAGGCGGGCAGAAGCAAAGACTTTGTATTGCCAGAGCGTTGCTTAAGAAGCCAAAGATATTAATTCTCGACGATTCCACCAGTGCGGTGGATACTAAGACGGATGCCAAGATTCGTAAGGCATTTCGAGAATATATACCGGATACAACCAAGCTGATTATCGCCCAAAGAACAGCATCGGTTGAGGATGCGGACAGAATAATCGTCATGGATGGTGGTATCATCAATGGTATTGGAACTCATAAGCAATTATTAGAGGAAAATGCTATTTACCGGGAAATATACTATTCTCAGAATAAGGCAGGTGATCAAGATGAAAACTAA
- a CDS encoding ABC transporter ATP-binding protein produces MKTNHIKNKKMIIIRLFKTILEFYPVMFPVVIICIIFNAAISSIPAIFMQNIIAIVEKNWQAGDWSSVGENILYFVAILAVFYILSLSSGIAYNQMMAFITQGTLKKFRVKMFNRMQTLPIKYVDTNNHGDIMSYYTNDIDTLRQMISQSFPQLLVSCITVITVFGIMMYYCIWLTFVVIIGVIVMLIITKKIGGGSAKYFIKQQKGLGHLEGFVEEMMNGQKVIKVFCHEEESKADFDKINEELYNVSRAANQYTNILGPILNNIGNVLYVIVAITGGTLLITNVPNLSISGLAMGISIVVPFLNMTKQFVGNINQVSHQINAVVMGIAGAQRIYGLIDEEPEQDNGYVTLVNVREENGQLIECKERTGIWAWKHPHSSDGSVTYTKLTGDVRLFDVDFEYEPGKTILHDVSLYAKPGQKVAFVGATGAGKTTITNLLNRFYDIADGKIRYDDININKINKKDLRRAIGMVLQDTNLFTGTVMDNIRYGKLDATDEECVAAASLVGADDFISRLPDGYHTMITENGANLSQGQRQLISIARAAVADPPVMILDEATSSIDTRTEAIVQRGMDALMKDRTVFVIAHRLSTVKNSDVIIVLDHGRIIERGNHEELIAQKGQYYQLYTGAFELE; encoded by the coding sequence ATGAAAACTAATCATATAAAAAATAAAAAAATGATCATCATTCGCCTGTTCAAGACCATATTAGAGTTTTATCCAGTAATGTTCCCAGTTGTTATTATATGTATCATTTTTAATGCGGCTATTAGCTCCATTCCTGCAATATTTATGCAGAATATTATTGCTATTGTGGAAAAGAACTGGCAAGCTGGTGACTGGAGTTCAGTTGGAGAAAATATACTATACTTTGTTGCCATACTAGCGGTATTCTATATATTATCTCTATCAAGCGGTATCGCATATAATCAAATGATGGCATTTATTACTCAGGGAACCTTGAAGAAATTCCGTGTAAAAATGTTCAATCGAATGCAAACACTGCCAATAAAATATGTAGATACGAATAATCATGGCGATATCATGAGTTATTATACCAATGATATTGATACATTACGACAGATGATATCTCAGAGCTTTCCACAGTTACTGGTATCATGCATCACAGTAATCACTGTGTTTGGAATTATGATGTACTATTGCATATGGCTAACGTTTGTTGTAATCATTGGTGTAATTGTGATGCTCATAATTACCAAAAAGATTGGTGGCGGTTCTGCCAAATACTTTATAAAACAGCAGAAGGGTCTTGGTCATCTGGAAGGCTTTGTAGAAGAAATGATGAACGGTCAGAAAGTAATTAAAGTATTCTGCCATGAAGAGGAAAGTAAAGCGGATTTTGATAAGATTAATGAAGAATTATATAACGTTTCAAGGGCGGCAAATCAATATACCAATATTCTAGGCCCAATTTTGAATAACATTGGCAATGTATTATATGTTATCGTTGCCATTACCGGGGGTACTTTATTGATTACTAATGTTCCTAATTTAAGTATCTCTGGACTGGCTATGGGAATAAGTATTGTTGTCCCATTCCTGAACATGACAAAACAGTTTGTCGGAAATATTAATCAGGTATCTCATCAAATCAATGCTGTCGTTATGGGTATTGCCGGTGCACAGAGAATATATGGTTTGATTGATGAAGAACCGGAACAGGACAACGGATATGTTACCTTAGTAAATGTTCGTGAAGAGAATGGCCAGTTGATTGAATGTAAAGAAAGAACCGGAATTTGGGCCTGGAAGCATCCACATAGTAGTGATGGCTCGGTAACATATACGAAATTAACCGGCGACGTGAGATTATTCGACGTTGATTTCGAATATGAGCCGGGGAAGACGATATTACATGATGTCAGTCTATATGCAAAGCCGGGACAAAAGGTTGCCTTCGTGGGTGCAACCGGTGCAGGAAAAACAACGATTACAAATCTGCTGAATCGTTTCTATGATATTGCAGACGGTAAAATCCGTTATGACGATATTAATATCAATAAGATTAACAAAAAGGATCTTCGTCGAGCCATTGGTATGGTTTTACAGGATACCAATCTATTTACCGGTACGGTAATGGATAATATTCGTTATGGTAAACTGGATGCCACTGATGAAGAATGTGTTGCTGCTGCAAGCCTTGTAGGTGCAGATGATTTCATTAGTCGTTTACCCGATGGCTATCATACGATGATTACTGAAAATGGAGCAAATCTATCTCAAGGACAACGTCAGTTAATTTCTATTGCCAGAGCAGCAGTTGCAGATCCTCCGGTTATGATATTGGATGAAGCAACCTCCTCCATTGATACAAGAACAGAAGCGATTGTTCAACGTGGAATGGATGCTCTCATGAAAGACAGGACAGTGTTCGTAATAGCACACCGCCTGTCCACAGTTAAGAACTCTGATGTTATTATAGTACTGGATCATGGACGTATCATTGAACGTGGTAATCATGAGGAGCTGATCGCTCAAAAGGGTCAGTATTATCAATTGTATACCGGAGCATTCGAGCTAGAGTAA